A single window of Methanobacterium sp. DNA harbors:
- the proS gene encoding proline--tRNA ligase — MSEFSEWFHNILEEAEIIDTRYPIKGMHVWQPQGFKIRKYALSLLKEILDEDHEEVLFPMLIPEDELAKEAIHVKGFEEEVYWVTHGGLTPLNKKLALRPTSETAMYPMFALWVRSHTDLPMKYYQVVNTFRYETKHTRPLIRVREITTFKEAHTIHADSDGASKQVERAIEIYSSFFDQLGIPYVVTRRPEWDKFPGADYTMAFDTLLPDGKTLQIGTVHNLGQTFAHTFDITYETAEGEHEYVYQTCYGLSDRVIASIIGVHGDSSGLNLPPSVAPYQIVIVPVLFKKNAQEVLDFCNKLQDKIKKAGLRVHLDDRDIRAGKKYYGWEMRGVPLRLEIGPRDIENKKMVLVRRDTMEKETIDYNEETLINDLNTILDDVTCNLKDKAWDKLQENIRPAGTLEEAKNIITNQQGIVSFLWCGDESCGKEIEEYVTVDILGVKEGVTEGKCIECGKDARHVALLAKTY; from the coding sequence ATGTCCGAATTCAGTGAATGGTTCCACAATATCCTGGAAGAAGCAGAGATAATCGACACACGCTACCCAATTAAGGGAATGCACGTATGGCAGCCACAGGGCTTTAAAATAAGAAAATATGCCCTTTCCTTACTTAAAGAAATTTTAGATGAGGATCATGAAGAAGTACTCTTCCCTATGCTCATACCTGAGGATGAACTGGCTAAAGAGGCCATACATGTTAAGGGGTTCGAAGAAGAAGTTTACTGGGTTACCCATGGAGGTTTAACACCCTTAAATAAAAAACTGGCCCTCAGACCCACCAGTGAAACAGCCATGTACCCCATGTTTGCTTTGTGGGTGCGCTCCCATACTGACCTTCCCATGAAGTATTACCAAGTGGTCAACACCTTCCGTTATGAAACTAAACACACCAGACCACTTATCCGGGTTCGGGAAATAACAACCTTCAAAGAAGCCCACACCATCCACGCAGATTCTGATGGTGCCAGCAAACAAGTGGAACGGGCTATTGAAATATACAGCAGCTTTTTTGACCAGCTGGGAATACCCTACGTTGTCACCCGACGCCCAGAATGGGATAAGTTCCCTGGTGCTGATTACACCATGGCCTTCGACACTCTCCTGCCAGATGGTAAAACCCTCCAGATTGGTACAGTACACAACCTGGGCCAGACCTTCGCCCACACATTCGACATTACCTATGAAACAGCAGAAGGAGAACATGAATACGTTTACCAGACCTGTTACGGATTGTCAGACCGGGTAATAGCATCTATCATCGGTGTTCATGGAGATTCATCTGGACTGAACCTACCACCAAGTGTGGCACCATATCAAATAGTTATAGTGCCTGTACTATTCAAGAAGAATGCCCAGGAAGTCCTGGATTTCTGCAACAAGTTGCAGGATAAAATCAAAAAAGCCGGACTCAGAGTTCACCTGGATGACCGGGACATCCGAGCTGGTAAGAAGTATTATGGGTGGGAAATGAGAGGAGTACCACTCCGCTTGGAAATAGGGCCACGGGATATTGAAAATAAGAAAATGGTACTAGTGCGCCGGGACACAATGGAGAAAGAAACCATTGACTACAATGAAGAAACTCTCATCAATGATTTAAACACTATTCTTGACGATGTAACCTGCAATCTTAAAGACAAAGCATGGGACAAATTACAGGAAAACATCCGCCCTGCAGGGACACTGGAAGAAGCCAAAAACATCATCACCAACCAACAAGGGATTGTATCCTTCTTATGGTGTGGGGATGAATCATGCGGTAAGGAAATTGAAGAATACGTAACCGTTGATATTCTGGGTGTGAAGGAAGGAGTAACTGAAGGTAAATGCATAGAATGCGGTAAAGATGCCCGGCATGTGGCTCTTCTTGCTAAAACATACTGA
- a CDS encoding NAD(P)-dependent glycerol-1-phosphate dehydrogenase has product MDFNRVKLPREIHSGPGVIKETGSICKDLKLNNKVLVASGPRTMKIAGETVIKSLQDHDFDVETIIIEKPSMDAVEEVQERMNNMSAVLGVGGGKVIDVAKMASTHLGVHSVSIPTAASHDGISSPRASIKNQGGSVSLEAEPPMGVIADTQIISQAPFRLLAAGCGDIISNYTAVLDWKLAHRLLNEDYSDSAAALSLITAEMTIKAAGDIKEGLIESAAIVVKALISSGMAISIAGNSRPASGAEHKFSHALDLLAPQPALHGEQCGVGTIMMMYLHGGDWEFIRDTLKTIKAPVNAQELGIEPEYIIKALMKAHSIRKERYTILGDRGLTEAAATKLARKTGVID; this is encoded by the coding sequence ATGGATTTTAATCGGGTGAAATTGCCCCGGGAGATCCACAGTGGACCCGGAGTAATCAAGGAAACAGGATCCATTTGCAAGGATTTAAAGCTCAACAACAAGGTACTGGTAGCCAGTGGCCCGCGGACAATGAAAATCGCCGGGGAAACAGTTATCAAGAGCCTTCAGGATCATGATTTTGATGTGGAAACCATAATCATAGAAAAACCATCCATGGATGCAGTTGAAGAAGTTCAGGAACGTATGAACAATATGAGTGCTGTTCTGGGAGTTGGTGGTGGGAAAGTGATCGATGTTGCTAAAATGGCATCCACCCATCTGGGAGTTCACTCAGTGAGCATTCCCACGGCAGCTTCTCACGATGGTATTTCTTCTCCTCGAGCTTCCATCAAAAATCAGGGAGGAAGTGTTTCTCTAGAGGCCGAACCACCAATGGGAGTTATTGCAGACACCCAGATCATCAGCCAGGCACCATTTCGCCTCTTAGCGGCAGGATGTGGAGATATCATCTCCAATTACACAGCAGTCCTGGACTGGAAACTAGCACATCGATTGTTAAACGAAGATTACAGTGATTCTGCAGCTGCTTTATCCCTTATAACTGCTGAAATGACTATAAAAGCGGCTGGTGATATAAAAGAGGGTCTTATTGAAAGTGCGGCCATTGTGGTCAAGGCACTCATATCCAGTGGAATGGCAATCAGTATTGCCGGTAACAGCAGACCAGCCAGTGGAGCTGAACATAAATTCAGTCATGCACTGGATCTCTTAGCACCACAACCCGCTCTTCACGGTGAACAATGCGGAGTTGGAACCATCATGATGATGTACCTCCATGGTGGGGACTGGGAATTCATCCGTGATACCCTAAAAACTATTAAAGCCCCTGTAAATGCACAAGAGCTTGGAATAGAACCAGAATATATTATTAAAGCCCTTATGAAAGCCCATAGTATTCGGAAAGAGAGGTATACAATTCTTGGTGACAGGGGCCTCACTGAAGCTGCAGCCACTAAACTGGCACGTAAAACAGGAGTTATTGACTAA
- a CDS encoding ABC transporter ATP-binding protein encodes MVHNAVEMENVSVTFNNQPVLTSINLKIGMNDFLAIIGPNGGGKSTLLKVILGLLKADQGWVMVFGNKPGNPHNPIGYLPQHVSFDPDFPINVFDTVLSGRYHGFFKGYSDDDRNMVKKALEEVDMLNLQDRQMSRLSGGQMQRVFIARALVRDPKLLLLDEPMASIDPEMQNSFYKLLSRLRERMAIVLISHDVGAVSTQVESIACLNQRLYYHGPVEDSEKGLEAVYKCPIDLISHGIPHRVLKKH; translated from the coding sequence ATGGTTCATAATGCTGTTGAAATGGAGAATGTATCTGTAACGTTTAATAATCAGCCAGTTCTCACAAGTATTAACCTCAAGATTGGCATGAATGATTTTTTAGCCATAATCGGCCCCAATGGTGGGGGTAAAAGCACCCTTCTCAAGGTCATACTGGGACTTTTGAAAGCAGACCAGGGTTGGGTGATGGTATTTGGAAACAAACCCGGAAATCCCCACAACCCCATTGGCTACCTTCCCCAGCACGTATCATTTGACCCGGATTTTCCCATAAACGTCTTTGACACAGTATTATCCGGAAGATATCATGGTTTTTTCAAGGGATATTCTGATGATGACCGGAACATGGTAAAAAAAGCCCTGGAAGAGGTGGACATGCTGAACTTACAGGACCGTCAGATGAGTCGACTTTCAGGGGGGCAGATGCAACGGGTTTTCATTGCCCGGGCACTGGTAAGAGACCCTAAACTATTACTATTGGATGAACCCATGGCCAGCATAGACCCTGAAATGCAGAATTCATTTTATAAACTCTTATCCAGACTTCGGGAAAGGATGGCTATTGTATTGATAAGTCACGATGTAGGTGCTGTTTCCACCCAGGTTGAAAGCATTGCCTGTCTCAATCAGAGACTGTACTACCATGGGCCTGTGGAAGACTCGGAGAAAGGCCTGGAAGCAGTTTATAAATGTCCAATTGATCTTATAAGTCATGGAATTCCCCATAGAGTATTGAAAAAACATTAA
- a CDS encoding zinc ABC transporter substrate-binding protein: MERKKILITSISILILILITVTYFYTSTGNSTGSSDGKIGVVVTVGPQEEFLKRVGGDRVNVTVMVPPGADPHTYEPLPNQMKQVQNAQFYFQVGSGIEFELTWMDKLTSMNSQMKLVNTSAGIQLVPNTAEGEEGSDPHVWVSPRNAKVMVENIYQSLVQADPENKDYYTKNRDEYLKELDELDKNITQTLSGKNNTKIMVYHPAWAYLCRDYNLQQISIEQAGKEPTPQNIASLVDTARNENIKVIFVSPEFSTSNAQVIASEIDGKVVVVDPLSQNYLENMKKVVGAFAGT; this comes from the coding sequence ATGGAAAGAAAAAAAATTCTCATTACATCTATATCAATACTAATTCTAATTTTAATTACAGTTACCTACTTCTACACTTCCACTGGAAACTCCACTGGATCTTCTGATGGGAAAATAGGTGTTGTGGTAACGGTGGGGCCTCAGGAAGAGTTTCTAAAACGTGTAGGTGGAGACAGGGTGAATGTAACGGTGATGGTACCTCCTGGTGCAGATCCACATACCTACGAGCCCCTTCCCAACCAGATGAAACAGGTTCAGAACGCCCAGTTCTACTTCCAGGTAGGTTCAGGTATTGAATTTGAACTCACCTGGATGGACAAGCTGACCAGTATGAACAGTCAAATGAAACTGGTTAATACTTCTGCAGGAATCCAGCTGGTTCCCAACACTGCAGAAGGCGAGGAAGGTAGTGATCCCCATGTGTGGGTTTCACCCCGAAATGCGAAAGTCATGGTGGAAAACATTTACCAGAGCCTGGTACAGGCTGATCCTGAAAATAAGGATTATTACACCAAAAACAGGGATGAATATCTAAAAGAACTGGATGAACTTGATAAAAACATCACCCAAACCTTATCTGGAAAGAACAATACAAAAATAATGGTTTATCATCCTGCCTGGGCCTATTTATGCCGGGATTATAATCTTCAGCAGATATCCATAGAACAAGCAGGGAAAGAACCCACACCACAGAACATAGCCAGTCTGGTGGACACTGCCCGTAATGAAAATATTAAGGTCATATTTGTCTCTCCTGAGTTTTCTACCAGCAATGCCCAAGTAATTGCCAGTGAAATTGATGGTAAAGTGGTGGTGGTGGATCCACTCAGCCAGAACTACTTGGAAAACATGAAAAAGGTTGTAGGAGCATTTGCAGGTACTTAA
- a CDS encoding thioredoxin domain-containing protein yields the protein MSKNSSPESGNSPNHLKNEKSPYLLQHADNPVDWYPWGDEAFKKAKDENKPIFLSIGYSTCHWCHVMARESFQDPEIGDLMNQVFIPVKVDREERPDIDSIYMTVCQMITGSGGWPLTIIMTPDLKPFFAGTYFPKDTGPRGTGLRDLILNVHDLWENKREDLLKSAEDLTLSLQQISQGSQGKSGKELDEEIIKQTYHALLENFDKEYAGFGTYQKFPTPHHLLFLLRHWKHADEDESLTMVEKTLEAMRNGGIYDHVGFGFHRYTVDRQWIIPHFEKMLYDQALLVVAYTEAYQATGKIKLRETAEEVLEYLLRDMKSPEGGFYSAEDADSEGEEGKFYLWTWSEIIQLLGQEEGGIFSEIHSVSENGNFKDEATGKKTGKNILHKSQTWDELSIKLEMSPEQLWWKTESARETLFQAREGRVHPHKDDKLLTDWNGLVIVALSLAGRVFGREDYLLAAAEAVNFIMTRLHHQGRLRHRWRDGEAAVEGNLDDYAYLIWGLLELYQATFHSEYLKTALKLNQTLLEHFWDPDNGGFYFTPDYAQEILVRQKEAYDTALPSGNSVMMMNLEKLYMITEDIQIREISNGLERYFSPIIGQSPSAFTMFLSAIILKMGPSFEISITGERDSADTKVMIDILQKEYLPNCMLILRSSDDVLINQIIGSSESKPMINNKATAYVCGNGTCHAPVNTPEELINLLK from the coding sequence ATGTCAAAAAACTCCTCCCCAGAATCTGGAAATAGCCCTAACCATCTTAAAAATGAGAAAAGCCCCTACTTGCTCCAGCATGCAGACAACCCTGTAGATTGGTACCCCTGGGGTGATGAAGCATTTAAAAAGGCCAAAGATGAGAACAAGCCAATATTCCTATCAATTGGGTACTCAACATGTCACTGGTGCCATGTTATGGCCCGGGAGTCTTTCCAGGACCCTGAAATTGGTGACCTAATGAACCAGGTCTTCATACCAGTTAAGGTAGACCGGGAGGAAAGACCAGACATTGATAGCATCTACATGACGGTGTGCCAGATGATCACCGGCAGCGGGGGCTGGCCCCTCACCATTATCATGACCCCGGATCTTAAACCATTCTTTGCAGGAACATACTTCCCCAAGGACACCGGCCCCAGGGGAACTGGCCTCAGGGACCTTATCTTAAATGTTCACGATCTCTGGGAAAACAAGAGGGAAGATCTCCTTAAATCAGCCGAAGACCTTACCCTATCACTCCAACAAATATCCCAGGGATCACAGGGAAAATCAGGGAAAGAACTCGATGAAGAAATAATAAAACAGACCTACCATGCACTACTTGAAAACTTTGACAAGGAATACGCTGGTTTTGGAACTTACCAGAAGTTCCCCACACCCCACCATCTACTTTTCCTTCTCCGGCATTGGAAACACGCAGATGAAGATGAATCCTTAACCATGGTAGAGAAAACACTGGAAGCCATGAGAAATGGGGGAATATATGACCATGTTGGGTTTGGTTTCCATCGTTACACTGTGGACCGGCAGTGGATCATCCCCCACTTTGAAAAGATGTTATATGACCAGGCCCTTCTGGTTGTTGCTTACACCGAGGCTTATCAGGCAACCGGAAAAATCAAATTAAGGGAAACAGCCGAAGAAGTCCTTGAATACCTTTTAAGAGACATGAAATCTCCTGAAGGTGGTTTTTATTCTGCTGAGGATGCTGACAGTGAAGGTGAAGAAGGAAAGTTCTACCTGTGGACATGGAGTGAAATCATCCAGCTACTGGGTCAAGAGGAAGGGGGAATTTTCTCCGAGATTCACTCAGTTTCAGAGAACGGAAACTTCAAAGACGAAGCTACAGGTAAAAAAACTGGTAAAAACATACTTCACAAAAGCCAAACCTGGGACGAGCTATCCATAAAACTGGAAATGTCCCCTGAGCAATTATGGTGGAAAACAGAGAGTGCAAGGGAAACACTCTTCCAGGCCCGTGAAGGGCGAGTACATCCTCATAAAGATGACAAACTCCTCACTGACTGGAACGGACTGGTCATTGTGGCATTATCTTTAGCAGGCAGAGTATTTGGTAGGGAAGATTATTTACTGGCAGCAGCTGAAGCTGTGAACTTCATAATGACCAGACTCCATCACCAAGGACGGCTACGTCACCGCTGGCGTGACGGGGAGGCAGCAGTGGAGGGTAATCTTGATGACTATGCCTACCTCATCTGGGGATTGCTGGAACTCTACCAGGCCACTTTCCATTCAGAATATCTTAAAACTGCCCTTAAACTCAACCAAACCCTGCTGGAACATTTCTGGGACCCTGATAATGGAGGGTTCTATTTCACCCCTGATTATGCTCAGGAAATCCTGGTAAGGCAAAAAGAGGCATATGACACGGCATTACCATCTGGGAATTCAGTGATGATGATGAACCTGGAGAAATTATACATGATAACTGAGGATATTCAGATCAGAGAGATTTCCAATGGACTGGAAAGATATTTCTCTCCCATTATAGGGCAATCACCATCTGCATTTACAATGTTCCTTTCGGCAATTATTCTGAAGATGGGTCCTTCCTTTGAAATATCAATCACTGGGGAAAGAGACAGTGCAGATACTAAAGTCATGATAGATATCCTGCAAAAAGAATATCTACCAAATTGCATGTTAATACTCAGATCCAGTGATGATGTACTGATAAATCAGATTATTGGATCTTCTGAATCTAAACCCATGATTAACAATAAAGCCACAGCATATGTTTGTGGTAATGGAACCTGCCATGCCCCTGTTAACACCCCCGAAGAGTTAATTAATCTTTTGAAATGA
- the dmpI gene encoding 4-oxalocrotonate tautomerase DmpI yields MPVITIDAPPMNTEQKRELVSSFAKTASQVLNLPVQAMVIIIREVESENVGVGDILLCDREQ; encoded by the coding sequence ATGCCTGTTATAACCATAGATGCTCCACCAATGAACACGGAGCAAAAAAGGGAGTTAGTAAGTTCATTTGCCAAAACTGCCAGTCAAGTGCTGAACCTTCCAGTTCAAGCCATGGTGATCATAATACGGGAAGTAGAATCCGAGAATGTAGGGGTGGGAGACATCCTGCTCTGCGATCGTGAACAGTAA
- a CDS encoding metal ABC transporter permease, with amino-acid sequence MTGILEYSFMQNAFMAAVLVSVACGLVGTYVVVKRIVFISGGISHAAFGGIGLGYFLGVNPILAAIPFSIISALLMGLTSKKVKISEDTAIGILWSLGMAIGIIFINLTPGYVPDLMSYLFGSILTVPVNDLIIMFILDIIIIIMVILFQREFQGISFDEEFSQVMGMPTTIIYLLLLSLVALSVVVMIKVVGVILVIALLTIPAAIAKQYTYHLGRMMILSVILGMILTTGGLYISYLFNLASGATIVLVLGLGFLVSLLIQKLME; translated from the coding sequence GTGACTGGAATACTTGAATACTCTTTCATGCAGAACGCCTTCATGGCAGCAGTTCTGGTGAGCGTGGCCTGTGGACTGGTGGGGACTTATGTGGTTGTTAAACGCATAGTCTTCATAAGCGGAGGAATATCCCACGCAGCCTTTGGAGGAATAGGTCTGGGATACTTCCTGGGAGTAAACCCCATCTTAGCAGCAATACCCTTCAGTATAATATCTGCCCTCCTCATGGGATTAACCAGTAAAAAGGTTAAAATCAGTGAAGACACTGCCATTGGAATACTCTGGAGTTTGGGAATGGCCATTGGAATTATATTCATTAACCTCACCCCGGGTTATGTTCCAGATCTAATGAGCTACCTCTTCGGAAGCATACTCACCGTTCCAGTCAATGACCTGATAATAATGTTTATACTTGATATTATAATCATCATCATGGTCATTTTATTCCAGAGGGAGTTTCAGGGTATTTCCTTTGATGAAGAATTCAGTCAGGTGATGGGCATGCCCACCACTATTATTTACCTCCTCTTATTATCCCTGGTGGCATTATCAGTGGTGGTGATGATTAAGGTGGTGGGAGTGATCCTGGTTATTGCTCTTTTAACCATCCCTGCAGCCATTGCTAAACAGTACACCTACCATCTGGGACGGATGATGATACTATCAGTGATCCTGGGAATGATACTCACCACCGGTGGCCTCTATATATCGTACCTTTTCAACCTGGCTTCAGGGGCTACCATTGTCCTGGTTTTAGGGCTTGGATTTTTAGTTTCATTGTTAATACAGAAATTAATGGAATAA
- a CDS encoding CopG family ribbon-helix-helix protein, translating into MAIISVSLSEKLLQEIDALKDEVGFSGRSEVFRASTRLLIADNEEKNKLEGYINSILILIHPKKSEDKVTQIKHNFEDIINTQIHSHLHGNQCLELFILEGDAGRMRELSRLLNRNIKFLYSKLVPLPQE; encoded by the coding sequence ATGGCCATAATCAGCGTGTCCCTCAGTGAAAAACTTCTCCAGGAAATCGACGCCCTCAAGGATGAAGTTGGATTTTCTGGTCGTTCAGAGGTGTTTAGAGCCAGTACTCGTCTTTTAATTGCAGATAATGAGGAAAAAAATAAGTTAGAGGGTTATATCAATTCCATACTGATTTTAATCCATCCTAAAAAATCAGAGGATAAAGTCACCCAGATCAAGCACAATTTTGAGGATATCATCAACACCCAGATACACAGCCACTTGCATGGAAATCAGTGCCTGGAACTATTTATTCTGGAAGGCGATGCCGGGAGGATGAGAGAACTTTCCCGTCTTTTAAACCGCAACATCAAGTTTTTATATTCCAAGCTGGTTCCACTGCCCCAGGAATAA
- the rpiA gene encoding ribose-5-phosphate isomerase RpiA has translation MHPKKEVAWEAAQLVDDAKKEVAHEAAMMVSDGQVLGLGTGSTAHYFIQKLGDRIKEEEIELMGIPTSYQSFFLARDCGIPLTTLDEHLPDLAVDGADEVDPELNLIKGGGAAHTLEKIVDSAAGKFLVIVDESKQVKRLGDFPVPLEVIPAAYRPVTEWVKSAGGIPSLRMAQMKDGPVITDNNNFVVDVQFKEIHNPHELEIALNSIPGVVENGVFAGITDQALVATSNGVKSFKKG, from the coding sequence ATGCATCCGAAAAAAGAAGTTGCCTGGGAAGCTGCCCAGCTAGTAGATGATGCTAAAAAAGAAGTTGCTCACGAAGCAGCAATGATGGTCTCTGACGGGCAAGTTCTGGGACTGGGAACAGGATCAACTGCTCATTACTTTATTCAGAAACTTGGAGACAGGATCAAAGAAGAAGAAATTGAACTTATGGGAATACCCACCTCATACCAGTCTTTTTTCCTAGCAAGGGATTGTGGAATACCTTTAACCACCCTTGATGAACACTTGCCAGATCTGGCTGTGGATGGTGCCGACGAAGTAGACCCTGAATTAAATCTCATAAAAGGTGGAGGAGCAGCTCACACATTAGAGAAGATCGTAGACTCTGCAGCAGGGAAATTTCTGGTTATTGTTGATGAATCCAAACAGGTTAAACGACTTGGAGATTTCCCAGTGCCGCTTGAAGTGATACCTGCAGCATACAGGCCTGTTACTGAATGGGTGAAAAGTGCTGGTGGTATACCATCCCTGAGAATGGCTCAAATGAAAGATGGTCCCGTGATAACTGATAATAATAATTTTGTGGTGGATGTTCAGTTTAAAGAGATACATAACCCACATGAACTGGAGATAGCGCTTAACAGCATTCCGGGTGTGGTGGAAAATGGTGTATTCGCAGGGATAACGGATCAGGCACTGGTTGCCACTTCTAATGGAGTTAAATCCTTTAAAAAGGGTTAA
- a CDS encoding UPF0179 family protein has protein sequence MITLIGNNLAEKGLKFMHYGAASQCDECRFKKTCIESLEEGRIYRIREVKNTAHPCMVHDSGKVKVVEVEKAVIKAAIDSKRAFEGSNIVFNPPECDEDCSMRELCFPEGLYPEDKCKIVKKIGKPDEKCPKGLNLNMVMLKY, from the coding sequence ATGATAACCCTCATCGGAAACAATTTAGCAGAAAAAGGACTTAAATTCATGCATTATGGGGCAGCCAGCCAGTGCGATGAATGCCGCTTCAAAAAAACCTGTATTGAATCCCTGGAAGAGGGTAGGATATACCGTATCAGAGAGGTTAAAAACACAGCACATCCCTGTATGGTTCACGATAGTGGTAAAGTTAAAGTGGTGGAAGTGGAGAAAGCTGTGATAAAAGCTGCTATTGATTCAAAACGTGCATTTGAAGGTTCTAATATTGTTTTTAATCCCCCGGAATGTGATGAAGATTGTTCAATGCGTGAACTCTGCTTTCCAGAGGGCCTTTACCCTGAAGATAAATGCAAAATCGTGAAGAAAATTGGAAAACCCGATGAAAAGTGCCCTAAAGGATTGAACCTTAATATGGTCATGCTTAAGTACTAA